The Scophthalmus maximus strain ysfricsl-2021 chromosome 7, ASM2237912v1, whole genome shotgun sequence genome includes a window with the following:
- the LOC118314958 gene encoding excitatory amino acid transporter 2 isoform X2 yields the protein MPKQVEVRMHESHLEPIEARPQSKCAKICSSMCKNLLLTLTVLGVILGAVSGCLLRVASPIHPDIVMVISFPGDILMRMLKMLILPLIISSLITGLAGLDAKSSGRLGTRAMVYYMSTTIIAAILGVILVLVIHPGNPKLKENLGEGEKNDDVSSLDAFFDLVRNLFPENLVQACFQQIQTVTKKTEVAVVEQFNATTMEGLLANITKEPQIIVKKSLQYKSGMNVLGLIGFFIAFGICMGKMGEKARLMIEFFNILNEIVMKIVIMIMWYSPFGIACLICGKIISINDLEVVARQLGMYMVTVIIGLIIHGAIFLPSIYFVIVRKNPFTFFLGIFQAWITALGTASSAGTLPVTFRCLEENLGIDKRVTRFVLPVGATINMDGTALYEAVAAIFIAQMNGIHLDPGQIVTVSLTATLASVGAASIPSAGLVTMLLILTAVGLPTQDISLLVAVDWLLDRFRTSVNVVGDSYGAGIVYHMSKAELDELDAQTAKSDDIEMMTKTPSYYDDMKNHHENNSNQCVLTATATASTTANNSVVVDECKVTSATNGSAAECTLVEEEPWKHE from the exons TGCTCCGTGTCGCCTCCCCAATACACCCGGACATCGTCATGGTGATCTCTTTTCCTGGAGATATCCTGATGAGGATGCTGAAGATGCTGATCCTGCCACTCATCATCTCCAGTTTAATCACAG GTCTCGCCGGTCTGGACGCCAAATCCAGCGGTCGCCTGGGCACCAGAGCTATGGTCTACTACATGAGCACCACTATTATTGCCGCTATCCTGGGAGTCATCCTGGTGTTAGTCATCCACCCTGGCAACCCCAAACTGAAGGAGAACCTGGGCGAGGGCGAGAAAAATGACGACGTGTCCAGCTTGGATGCCTTCTTTGATCTGGTCAGGAACCTGTTCCCAGAGAACCTGGTACAGGCGTGTTTCCAGCAG ATCCAGACGGTCACAAAGAAGACGGAGGTGGCCGTGGTGGAGCAGTTCAATGCCACCACCATGGAGGGGCTGTTGGCCAACATCACCAAGGAGCCTCAGATCATCGTCAAAAAGTCCCTGCAGTACAAAAGTGGCATGAATGTTCTGG GTCTGATTGGTTTCTTTATTGCATTTGGCATCTGCATGGGCAAGATGGGAGAGAAGGCCAGACTCATGATTGAATTCTTCAACATCCTCAATGAGATTGTGATGAAAATTGTCATCATGATCATGTG GTACTCTCCCTTCGGTATCGCCTGTCTGATCTGTGGTAAGATCATCTCCATCAATGATCTGGAGGTGGTGGCCCGGCAGTTGGGCATGTACATGGTCACTGTCATCATTGGCCTCATCATTCACGGAGCGATCTTCCTGCCCAGCATCTACTTTGTTATCGTCAGGAAAAACCCCTTCACCTTCTTCCTGGGCATCTTCCAGGCCTGGATCACCGCACTGGGCACAGCCTCCAG TGCTGGAACACTGCCCGTCACCTTCCGTTGTCTGGAGGAGAACTTGGGCATTGACAAAAGAGTCACTCGTTTCGTGCTCCCAGTCGGTGCCACCATCAACATGGACGGAACTGCTCTTTATGAGGCCGTGGCCGCCATCTTCATTGCACAGATGAACGGCATCCACCTTGACCCGGGTCAGATTGTCACTGTCAG TCTCACAGCCACCCTGGCCAGTGTGGGAGCAGCCAGTATTCCCAGTGCTGGCCTGGTGACCATGCTGCTGATCCTGACTGCCGTGGGCCTGCCAACGCAAGACATCAGTCTGCTGGTTGCCGTCGACTGGCTGCT GGATCGATTCAGGACCTCAGTGAACGTGGTGGGTGACTCCTACGGTGCAGGCATCGTGTACCACATGTCCAAGGCGGAGCTCGATGAGCTGGATGCGCAGACGGCCAAATCCGACGACATCGAAATGATGACGAAGACCCCCTCTTACTACGACGACATGAAGAACCACCACGAGAACAATTCCAACCAGTGCGTCTTAACCGCTACCGCAACCGCTTCCACCACTGCTAACAATTCTGTCGTAGTAGATGAATGCAAG GTAACCTCAGCCACTAACGGCTCTGCTGCGGAGTGCACACTTGTTGAGGAGGAACCGTGGAAGCATGAATAA